TTCCGGGTTTCTCCTGAAACACTACCACGGGATGTCCGCTGGCAAGTACCTGATCAAGATAACGCCGACGTTGTGCGATACGGCCCGAGAGCATCAGCAAATGGCATCCACTACCGACTCCTTCAACAGGAATGATTTTTCGAAGCTCGCTGGCTCAATCCCGTGCAACAACAGGCCATAGTTATGGTTGCCAAGAAAGTTCGACAGACCGGCAACCAGGTGTGTCGTATAGGGGTCAGTCAGAAAAGTTGGCGAATTGTCGACGATGGCCATGCCGACAATATAATTGCGCTGCGTGCGCAACTGACGGCCACTGCGGTTCGGCCGGTAGTTCAGCTCCCGGATAATGCGCTGGACGCGCGCAACCGTTTCGGCAGATATGCCTTTGTTTATGCCATTGACTACTTTTGAAACCGTGGCAATGGAAACCTTGGCCTGCTCTGCGACGGATTTTAGCGTAATAGGCTTCATGGTCTGCTCGATATCAGAATGAAAAATTATAGCCTACCGTACAGAGACGGGATAGGGATGTGGTTTGCGCCGCGCCCTAATCACCAGAAGCCTGGCAACGATTGTCTCGAAATCGAAGTGCATGTAGATTGAATTCAGATTCAATTTGAATCATAAAGGTCATAAAGCCATACTATTGCATTTTAGGTTCGGTTGGATTATTCTTGCTTTACAAAAGGAGACATAAAAATGATTCAGCTACCACGCATACTTTGCGGCATTCTGCTTACCGCCATCATGAGCGTATTGAATGCGCACGCACAAACCTATCCGGAAAGGCCGGTGGTTCTGATTAATCCATATGCAGCAGGCGGGCCGGCCGATGTACTTGCCCGCAAACTTGCCTCCGAACTGCGCGCCGAGCTGGGCCAGCCGGTTGTTGTGGAAAACAGGCCCGGCGCAGCAGCGGCCGTAGGCACGGCGTTTGTATCCAATGCCAAACCGGACGGCTACACCTTGCTTATGGGCACATCTGCAGGACATGTTGTAACACCTTTGCTGCACAAGGTCGCCTACGATGGCATTGCCGATTTCAGCTTTATCGGAATTGTGACGCGGCAATCGAATATGCTGGTTGTGAATCCGGCCCTTAAAGTGGAGAACCTCAAAGAACTGATCGCGTATGCACGTGACCATCCCAAACAATTGAATTTTGGCTCAGCCGGTGCGGGCGGTGCAACGCATTTGAGCGGCGAACAGTTTATGCGAAAAACCGGCGTCGAACTGGTCCATGTACCCTATAGCGGGGCAGCGCCGGCGCTGACCGATCTGATGGGAGGTCAGGTGCAGCTGGCGTTTTTGAATCTGTCGGCATCGCTCCAGTATGTCAAGAACGCACGCCTGAAAGCGCTGGCGTATGGGGCCGACAAACGCTCGCCCTTGCTTCCCGATGTGCCGACCATGCAAGAGGCCGGAGTACCTGATGCGCAAGTGGCCACCTGGTACAGCCTTGCCGCGCCGCATGGCACACCAGCACCTGTCATTGATAAGTTGAACAAGGCGTTGCTGACAATCAATCGAAAATCTGACTATCAGGCTTTTTTGCGCAGCGTCGACGGCGAAATATTATCGCTGACGCCGGCACAAACCACCGAATTTGTCCGTCAGGATCAGGATGTGATGGCCAAGCTGCTACGTGCTATCGGTAATGCCAAATGAAATAGGACCCAGCCAAACTGCAATGCCGGATTAAAGAGGACGGGGCAAAGGGGTTCGGCCCGGTTCAGTAGCCGGGGAAGGGGAGACCGGCGCGGATAGTATAGCCTGGCACTAAGACAGCGGGGACGGGTCCGGCCGGCATCAGCCCAATTGCAATCGTAATGCCAGCGCAGCAAGCGTAACCAGCAATACCGGCAGTGTCAGTACGATACCCACTCGGAAATAATAACCCCAGGTAATTCTGACACCTTTTCGCGCAAGCACATGCAGCCACAGCAGGGTAGCCAGGCTGCCTACCGGTGTGATTTTCGGACCCAGGTCGCTGCCGATGACATTGGCATAGATCATCGCCTCACGGACCAGGCCGGTGGCCTGACTGCTTTCAATGGACAGGCGCCGATCAACACTGTGGGCAGATTATTCATGACAGAGGAAAGCAGGGCAGTAAGCACGCCTGTTCCCAGGGTTGCGGCCCAGATGCCGTTGTTTGCCAGCAGGTCGAGAATCTGCGTAATATACCCTGTCAATCCGGCGTTGCGCAGCCCATAAACAACCAGGTACATGCCCAGGGAGAAAAATACAATGGACCACGGTGCTTCACGCAACACCTTGCGGGTGCGTATGATGTGGCCCTGGCCGGCAACAATCCACAGGATGAGCGCACCTGCCGAAGCAATCACACTGACTGGAATACCGCTATCTTCGAGCAGAAAAAATCCTAGAAACAGCATGATCAGCACCAGCCAGCCCGTATAAAATGTTCGCCGGTCAACAATGGCTGACGACGGTGCTTTGAGCGCAGCTTCGTTGTAAGTGACGGGAATGTTCGCGCGAAAGTAGCTGGCCAGCACCAATAGAGTCGCAACAACCGATACAAGGTTTACCGGTACCATGATCTGTGCATACCGGGCAAAGCTGATATTGAAAAAATCCGCCGATACAATATTGACCAGGTTCGAGACGATCAGCGGCAAGCTTGCAGTGTCTGCGATGAAGCCGGCTGCCATTACAAATGCAAGTGTGGCTGCCGGGCCAAAGCCCAGTGCCGTCAGCATGGCCATGACAATTGGTGTGAGGATGAGTGCAGCGCCATCGTTGGCAAACAAGGCAGATACCGCAGCGCCCAGCAGAATCACCAGACAGAACAGTACACGTCCCCGTTCTTTCCCCCAACGAGCTACGTGCAACGCAGCCCATTCGAAAAAGCCCGCTTCGTCCAGCAGCAGGCTGATAATGATAATTGCAATGAACGTGGCGGTGGCGTTCCAGATAATCGCCCACACCACCGGAATATCGGAAAAGTGTATGGTGCCGGTCAGCAATGCCAGTGCTGCGCCAAGCATCGCGCTCCAGCCCACACCCAGGCCGCGCGGCTGCCAGATAACCAGAATCATGGTAAGAATGAAAATAGCGAGGGCAATCAGCATAAAGGCGGCTCAGAAACAAATACAGATCCGGCAATAATATGCGGATCGCAAAAATGGGTAATCATAAACTACGACGTACTGCCTGGTTTATTCAGTGACGGGTGCCGGCGCAGTATTTTTTTGCTTCGTACTCGCTTTTTTTCTGAAGTAAAAGACAATGCAGCATTTCCGATGACAGGCCGTGCAGCACCAGCCGGTGTCCGGCACGCAAGGTGGACAAGGGCACCAGCGGGTGATGATTGTTAACCAGCATCAGATGCTCTGGCGCCTGCAGGATCTGGGCCGCGTAGATTCCAATTGTTTCATCAAGCTGTAGTGAGTTGGCAGCCCGCCAGAAATCATTATCGGTCAGCAGCAGTTGATACAGCGGGGTAAACAGCTCAATGGCGCTTTGCAGATCCAGTACATTGCTGCGTGTTCCGGGCATGTCCTGCAGGCGGACGGTCGGTTCGTGCAACATTGAAAAATCCGGGTCGTCTACCGGCCCCAGACGCTTGCCCGCAACAAGCAAGGCCTGGTTCAAACGGATGACGAAGTTGTAGAGATTAATATCATGTTTGACGAAGACGTGATCTCTCAGATCATCTATGGTCTCGGGTTCCAATGGGCTGGTCGACACCGGGGCCGGCGAGTTGGCTGCAATGAATGCCAGGATCTGGGATCCAAGATGAAAATGCCGCAGGATCAGCCAATTGGCTTGCGGGGATACGAAACGCTTGAGCCCCCATACCAGAATGCGATGCAGCAGGGCAGACTGGGCCCAGCGCTTGGCAAAAACGTTTTAACGATCTGGATCAGGATAATGCATAAGCGGGCCAGCGGCCGTAAAAACGGCAACAGATATTGGCGCGAACTTGAACTGGAATCTTCCAGCCAGGCCTGCTTGACCGCATCGGGAAGCGGGGTGCTTTGATCCAGGTAGGATGCCAGCCATGGGCTCGGGTCCTCAGGATTATGTTCTTTTTTCAGAAATTCAGGTTGGTCACTTGTCACGATTCGTACTCTTTTGCGTGATGAAATTGCATGAGATAAAGTGCAGCAGTGCGTCTGGCAGTATCGACGATCTGGCGCTCCGCACGACCACGATTGTCGCAATCGAGCGCAAGTGACACGGCAACCAGCCAGCGTTGCAGATGATGCTGGTCATTATGGCCATGATATTCCAGAAACCGAAATGCGTCGGCCGGTAGCGGCAGGCTCGCCCGAAGCAAGGGCAGCAGGGCAGGGACAATTCGCTGCCCCGTTCCTTCAATAATGTAGATGGCGCCCAGTAGTCCG
Above is a window of Advenella kashmirensis WT001 DNA encoding:
- a CDS encoding Bug family tripartite tricarboxylate transporter substrate binding protein, coding for MIQLPRILCGILLTAIMSVLNAHAQTYPERPVVLINPYAAGGPADVLARKLASELRAELGQPVVVENRPGAAAAVGTAFVSNAKPDGYTLLMGTSAGHVVTPLLHKVAYDGIADFSFIGIVTRQSNMLVVNPALKVENLKELIAYARDHPKQLNFGSAGAGGATHLSGEQFMRKTGVELVHVPYSGAAPALTDLMGGQVQLAFLNLSASLQYVKNARLKALAYGADKRSPLLPDVPTMQEAGVPDAQVATWYSLAAPHGTPAPVIDKLNKALLTINRKSDYQAFLRSVDGEILSLTPAQTTEFVRQDQDVMAKLLRAIGNAK
- a CDS encoding LacI family DNA-binding transcriptional regulator encodes the protein MKPITLKSVAEQAKVSIATVSKVVNGINKGISAETVARVQRIIRELNYRPNRSGRQLRTQRNYIVGMAIVDNSPTFLTDPYTTHLVAGLSNFLGNHNYGLLLHGIEPASFEKSFLLKESVVDAIC